CCCTCAAGCATCAGTCGTTCGTCTGGTATCTGATGTTTGTCGCGCTGCTGATGGGGGTGTTTTCGTACTTCAATCTGGGCCGTGAAGAAGACCCCTCGTTTACCATTAAGACCATGGTCATCCAGACCAAATGGCCGGGCGCGACCCAGGAGGAAACCCTCAAGCAGGTTACCGATCGCATCGAGAAAAAGCTCGAGGAGCTCGACTCCCTCGACTACGTGAAAAGCTACACACGCCCCGGTGAATCTACGGTCTACGTGTACCTGCGCGACACCACCAGCGCCAAGGACATCCCGGAGATCTGGTACCAGGTGCGCAAGAAGATCGATGACATTCGCGGCCAGTTTCCCCAGGGCATTCAAGGCCCCGGGTTCAACGACGAGTTTGGCGATGTGTACGGCTCGGTCTACGCGTTTACCGCCGACGGCCTGACCATGCGCCAGTTGCGCGACTATGTGGAGCAGGCCCGCGCCGAGATTCGCAACGTCCCGGGGCTGGGCAAAATCGAAATGATCGGCCAGCAGGACGAAGTGATTTACCTGAACTTCTCCACCCGCAAACTCGCCGCGTTGGGCATCGACCAGCGTCAGGTGGTGCAGAGCCTGCAATCGCAGAACGCCGTGACCCCGGCGGGGGTGATCGAGGCCGGCCCGGAGCGCATTTCGGTGCGCACCTCGGGGCAGTTCGCTTCGGAGAAGGATCTGGCCGAGGTCAATCTCAAGCTCAATGACCGCTTCTATCGTCTGGCCGATGTCGCCGACATCAGTCGCGGTTACGTCGACCCGGCCACGCCGGAATTCCGTTTCGACGGCAAGCCGGCAATCGGTCTGGCGATTGCCATGCAGAAGGGCGGTAACGTCCAGGAATTCGGCAAGGCGCTGCACCAGCGGATCGACCAGATCACCGCTGATTTGCCGGTTGGCGTCGGCGTCCATACGGTGTCCGATCAGGCCGTGGTGGTGGAAGAGGCGGTCGGCGGTTTCACCAGTGCGCTGTTCGAAGCGGTGGTGATCGTGCTGGTGGTTAGCTTCATCAGCCTCGGCGTGCGCGCCGGGCTGGTGGTGGCGTGCTCGATTCCGCTGGTGCTGGCGATGGTCTTCGTGTTCATGGAATACAGCGGCATCACCATGCAGCGGATTTCCCTCGGGGCGCTGATCATCGCCCTTGGCCTGCTGGTGGACGACGCGATGATCACCGTGGAGATGATGGTCACGCGCCTGGAAATGGGTGAGACCAAGGAGCAGGCGGCGACATTCGCCTACACCTCGACGGCATTCCCGATGCTCACCGGTACGCTGGTGACCGTCGCCGGTTTCGTGCCCATCGGCCTCAACGCCAGCTCCGCCGGCGAGTACACCTTCACCCTGTTTGCGGTGATCGCGGTGGCGATGCTGGTGTCGTGGGTGGTGGCGGTGTTCTTTGCGCCGGTGATCGGCGTGCACATCCTCAGCACCAACGTGAAGCCCCATGAAGCCGAGCCGGGCCGCATCGGTCGGGCGTTCAACGGTGGTTTGCTGTGGTGCATGCGCAATCGTTGGTGGGCGATCGGCATCACCGTGCTGCTGTTTGTGCTGGCGGTGTTCTGCATGCGCTTTGTGCAGAACCAGTTCTTCCCGTCGTCGGATCGCCCGGAAATTCTCGTCGACCTGAACCTGCCGCAAAACGCCTCGATCGACGAAACCCGCAAGGCCGTGGACAAGCTCGAAGCCACGCTCAAGGGCGATCCGGACATCGTGCGCTGGAGCACCTACATCGGTCAGGGTGCGATCCGTTTCTACCTGCCGCTCGACCAGCAATTGCAGAACCCGTACTACGCGCAACTGGTGATCGTCAGCAAGGATTTCGAGGCCCGTGAGGCGCTGAGCCAACGCCTGCGCGAGCGTTTGCACAAAGACTTCGTCGGCATCGGCAGTTACGTGCAGGCGCTGGAAATGGGCCCGCCGGTGGGACGTCCGATTCAGTATCGGGTCAGCGGCAAGGACATCGATCAGGTGCGCAAGCACGCCATTGATCTGGCGACCGAGCTGGACAAGAACGAACACATCGGCGAGATCATTTACGACTGGAACGAGCCGGGCAAAGTCCTGCGCATCGACATCGCCCAGGACAAGGCGCGTCAGCTCGGGCTGTCCTCGGAAGATGTGGCGAAGTTGATGAACAGCATCGTCAGCGGCTCGCCGTTGACCCAGGTCAACGACGACATTTACCTGATCAACGTGGTCGGCCGGGCGGTGAACTCGGAACGCGGCACGCCGGAAACCCTGCAGAACCTGCAGATCGTCACACCCAACGGCACGTCGATTCCGCTGCTGGCGTTCGCCACTGTGCGTTATGAGCTGGAGCAGCCGCTGGTGTGGCGTCGCGACCGCTTGCCGACCATCACCATCAAGGCTTCGGTGCGTGATGAGATCCAGCCGACCGATCTGGTGAAACTGCTCAAGCCGTCGATCGATGCCTTCGCTGAAAAACTGCCGGTCGGCTACAAAGTCGCCACCGGCGGTACGGTCGAGGAAAGCGGCAAAGCCCAGGGACCGATCGCCAAGGTGCTGCCGTTGATGCTGTTTTTGATGGCGACCTTCCTGATGATCCAGCTGCACAGCGTGCAGAAGATGTTCCTGGTGGCGAGTGTCGCGCCGCTGGGGCTGATCGGCGTGGTGCTGGCGCTGGTGCCGACCGGGACGCCGATGGGCTTCGTGGCGATCCTCGGGATTCTGGCGCTGATCGGCATCATCATCCGCAACTCGGTGATTCTGGTGACGCAGATCGATGAGTTCGAGCGCAACGGCTCCGCGCCGTGGGATGCAGTGGTGGAAGCGACTGAGCACCGCCGCCGACCAATCCTGCTGACCGCGGCGGCGGCGAGCATGGGCATGATTCCGATTGCCCGGGAAGTGTTCTGGGGGCCGATGGCCTACGCGATGATTGGCGGGATCGTGGTGGCGACGTTGCTGACCCTGCTGTTTTTGCCGGCGCTGTATGTGGCCTGGTACAAGATTCGCGAACCGCAGAAAGAGACCCGCTAAAGAGCGAGCGATACGCACTCTATTCGCGAGCAAGCCCGCTCCCACAGGAGGTACGCATTCCAACTGTGGGAGCGGGCTTGCTCGCGAACGCGTCAGAACTGACTACGCAGATTTACGCCAGACGCTGGCCAGCCAAGGCTGTTGCTCGCGCGGCAATCCCGCCGGCCGGTAGTAATGCTCAAGCTCGACAAACCCCGCTGCCGTGAGCAACCCGCGCCACGCTTCCAGATCGTGGTACGAACCATAGCGCGGCCCGTTCCAGCCCTCACGGTTATCCCCGCGAGGATTGGAACTGAACAACACCCCGCCCGGTTTCAACGTGCCATGCAACTGCTTGAGCACTCGCGGCAACTCCTGCAACGGCACATGAAACAGCACCGCATTGGCGAAGATTCCGTCGAAGCGCTCGGCCGGCAGATCAAGTTTCAGAAAGTCCTGACACCACACTTCACAGCCACTGTCTTCGCGGGCCATCTGCGCAAATTTTTCCGCGCCATCGAGACCGACCGCGACATGGCCCAGGCGGGTGAACGCCTGCAAGTCGCGCCCCGGGCCGCAACCGAAATCGAGAATCGTGAACGGCGCAGTGCCGTGGATATGCCGTAGCAGCGCGTCGATGTTCTGGCTGACATCGTGGTCGCGGGTGCCTTCGCGGAAGTCTTCGGCCACCGAGTTGTAGTGGCCGAGGGTGGTGGCGGTGATCTGTTCCAGATCGGTGGGGGTTTGCTTCATGGTCGAGGGCTGCGCGGCAGTTGGGATTCGCCGAATATACGCCAACCAGCGGGGCCGCTGCGCAGCCCATCGCGAGCAGGCTCACTCCTACATTTGAAATGCGTCCCCTGTAGGAGTGAGCCTGCTCGCGATAGCGGTTTCAGAGGTGCGGCATGACTTAGCGCTTGTTCAGGCCCCGTGCCAGACGATCTCCACCCAACTGAATCACCGCCACCAACGCCACCAGCAACACAATCACCGTCAGCATGATCTGGCTGTCAAAGCGCTGATAGCCGTAGCGATAAGCGATGTCGCCCAGCCCCCCGGCACCAATCGCCCCGGCCATGGCTGACGAGTTGATCATGGTCACCAGCGTAATCGTGAACCCGCCGACGATCCCCGGCAGCGCTTCAGGCAACAGCACATGCCAGACGATGTGCCAGCGCCGGCAGCCCATGGCTTGCGCCGCCTCGATCAAGCCGTGATCGACCTCACGCAGACTCACTTCGGCAATCCGCGCAAAGAACGGCGTCGCGGCGATGGTCAGCGGCACCACCGCCGCCCACACACCGTACGTGGTGCCGACAATCAGTCGGGTAAATGGAATCAGCGCGACCATCAGAATCAGAAACGGGATCGAGCGGAACAGATTCACGAACGCGCCCAGCGCCCGGTTGAGCAGCGGCGCCTGGTAGATCCCGCCCTTGTCGCTGGTGACCAGAATCACCGCCATCGGGATCCCCACCAGCAACGCGATCAGCGACGACACGCCGACCATCAGGAAGGTGTCGATGAATCCCTGCAGCAAACGATCAAACCACATAACCCGATACCTCCACTCGTTGCGCCCACTGCCCGGCGCGCTCACGCAATTGTTCGGCGCTCAGGGCCGAGCCGCTGACCGCCAGCAACAGTTGTCCCAGCGCGTGGCCCTGAATCCGCTCAACGCCGCCCTGCAGCAACTTCACGCGTCCACCGAGGGCGGCGAACAGCGCCGCCAGATCCGGCTCGTCGGCGGCACTGCCAGTGAACTGCAAACGCAGCACCACCGCCGCGCCCGGGGAGGGTGGCTGAGCATGCAGACGGCTTTGCAATTCTTCCGGCAGTGCGTGTTGCAGCGGCGCGAGCAAGGTCTGGCTGACCTCGTGCTGCGGATTGCCGAACACTTCCCAGACCGGGCCTTGCTCAACGATCCGCCCGTGTTCCAGGACCACCACGCGGTCACAGATTTCGCGGATCACCGCCATTTCGTGGGTGATCAAAACAATCGTCAGGCCCAGGCGCTGATTGATCTCGCGCAGCAGGCCGAGGATCGATTGGGTGGTCTCCGGATCGAGCGCTGAAGTGGCCTCGTCGCAGAGCAGAATGTCCGGATCATGCACCAATGCGCGGGCGATGCCGACTCGCTGTTTCTGTCCACCGGAAAGCTGCGCCGGATAAGCCTTGTGCTTGGCTTGCAGGCCGACCAGTTCGAGCAGTTCACGGACCTTTTTTTCCCGCTGTTCCTTCGGCACGCCCGCGACTTTCAGCGGCAGTTCGACGTTCTGCCACACGGTCTTGGCCGACATCAGGTTGAAGTGCTGGAAGATCATGCCGATGCGCCGGCGCAGGGCGACCAGACGGTCTTCGTCGAACTCGCCGATGTCGACCTGATCGATCAGCACCCGCCCCGAAGTCGGTTGCTCCAGACGATTGATCGTGCGGATCAGCGACGACTTGCCGGCGCCGCTGCGACCGATGATGCCGAACACCTCGCCGCGCTGGATCGCCAGATCGATGCCTTGCAGGGCCGCGACCGGGCCTTGCCGACCCGCGTAGGTTTTACCCAGGCCGATGAAG
The Pseudomonas fluorescens genome window above contains:
- a CDS encoding efflux RND transporter permease subunit codes for the protein MKGSFNLSEWALKHQSFVWYLMFVALLMGVFSYFNLGREEDPSFTIKTMVIQTKWPGATQEETLKQVTDRIEKKLEELDSLDYVKSYTRPGESTVYVYLRDTTSAKDIPEIWYQVRKKIDDIRGQFPQGIQGPGFNDEFGDVYGSVYAFTADGLTMRQLRDYVEQARAEIRNVPGLGKIEMIGQQDEVIYLNFSTRKLAALGIDQRQVVQSLQSQNAVTPAGVIEAGPERISVRTSGQFASEKDLAEVNLKLNDRFYRLADVADISRGYVDPATPEFRFDGKPAIGLAIAMQKGGNVQEFGKALHQRIDQITADLPVGVGVHTVSDQAVVVEEAVGGFTSALFEAVVIVLVVSFISLGVRAGLVVACSIPLVLAMVFVFMEYSGITMQRISLGALIIALGLLVDDAMITVEMMVTRLEMGETKEQAATFAYTSTAFPMLTGTLVTVAGFVPIGLNASSAGEYTFTLFAVIAVAMLVSWVVAVFFAPVIGVHILSTNVKPHEAEPGRIGRAFNGGLLWCMRNRWWAIGITVLLFVLAVFCMRFVQNQFFPSSDRPEILVDLNLPQNASIDETRKAVDKLEATLKGDPDIVRWSTYIGQGAIRFYLPLDQQLQNPYYAQLVIVSKDFEAREALSQRLRERLHKDFVGIGSYVQALEMGPPVGRPIQYRVSGKDIDQVRKHAIDLATELDKNEHIGEIIYDWNEPGKVLRIDIAQDKARQLGLSSEDVAKLMNSIVSGSPLTQVNDDIYLINVVGRAVNSERGTPETLQNLQIVTPNGTSIPLLAFATVRYELEQPLVWRRDRLPTITIKASVRDEIQPTDLVKLLKPSIDAFAEKLPVGYKVATGGTVEESGKAQGPIAKVLPLMLFLMATFLMIQLHSVQKMFLVASVAPLGLIGVVLALVPTGTPMGFVAILGILALIGIIIRNSVILVTQIDEFERNGSAPWDAVVEATEHRRRPILLTAAAASMGMIPIAREVFWGPMAYAMIGGIVVATLLTLLFLPALYVAWYKIREPQKETR
- a CDS encoding class I SAM-dependent methyltransferase; this encodes MKQTPTDLEQITATTLGHYNSVAEDFREGTRDHDVSQNIDALLRHIHGTAPFTILDFGCGPGRDLQAFTRLGHVAVGLDGAEKFAQMAREDSGCEVWCQDFLKLDLPAERFDGIFANAVLFHVPLQELPRVLKQLHGTLKPGGVLFSSNPRGDNREGWNGPRYGSYHDLEAWRGLLTAAGFVELEHYYRPAGLPREQQPWLASVWRKSA
- a CDS encoding methionine ABC transporter permease; translation: MWFDRLLQGFIDTFLMVGVSSLIALLVGIPMAVILVTSDKGGIYQAPLLNRALGAFVNLFRSIPFLILMVALIPFTRLIVGTTYGVWAAVVPLTIAATPFFARIAEVSLREVDHGLIEAAQAMGCRRWHIVWHVLLPEALPGIVGGFTITLVTMINSSAMAGAIGAGGLGDIAYRYGYQRFDSQIMLTVIVLLVALVAVIQLGGDRLARGLNKR
- a CDS encoding methionine ABC transporter ATP-binding protein, with protein sequence MTAAIQRRLEIPEPENAEKTELHPELNRAHVRFIGLGKTYAGRQGPVAALQGIDLAIQRGEVFGIIGRSGAGKSSLIRTINRLEQPTSGRVLIDQVDIGEFDEDRLVALRRRIGMIFQHFNLMSAKTVWQNVELPLKVAGVPKEQREKKVRELLELVGLQAKHKAYPAQLSGGQKQRVGIARALVHDPDILLCDEATSALDPETTQSILGLLREINQRLGLTIVLITHEMAVIREICDRVVVLEHGRIVEQGPVWEVFGNPQHEVSQTLLAPLQHALPEELQSRLHAQPPSPGAAVVLRLQFTGSAADEPDLAALFAALGGRVKLLQGGVERIQGHALGQLLLAVSGSALSAEQLRERAGQWAQRVEVSGYVV